TCTTCAATATTTTTCAAACCAAGTCCTGTTCCTTTACTATTTATATCGAACCCAATCCCATTATCTCTAAAATAAACAATATCTTCATCTATAATGATTTTTAGTTTTTTAGCTTTTGAATGTTTAAGGACGTTTTGAAAAATATTATCAAATAGCCTTTGAATCCATAACTCATTACTATTCCATATCAACTCTTTATCTTGTGGATTATATACTAATTCAATTTTATGAATGCTATACAAATAGCTCCATTTTTTAATCATAGTTTCTATTAAATTATGTATATTCACTTCATCATGCACAATATAAGTATTCTCTAAGGTTTCGGTAGATTGCATATTAAATTCGTTAGTTAAATCACTTATATATTGTATCTGCTCATACAGTGATTCAAGTACTGGTGCTTGTCCCTTGTACTCACCTTCTAAATAATATAATTGTAATCTAACCGCTGTTAAGGGTGTATTAATATCATGCCGTAATTTATTTAATAGTTCCTTTTTTATTTGTTCCTGTTGTTGTAGTTCCAATTCTCGATAAGTTGTTCTTTCTATAAGCAAGTTTACTGATTTAATCAGTTCTCCCATTTCATCATCGCTTTTAACATCTATTATATTAGGGATTTTTTTATCACTCGCTAAATCTCGAATTGTTTGATTTAATATATTAATTTTATTTAATACGGTGTTAATCGACCTTGAAAATACAAAAGCTAATACTAATAATGATAACAAAAATATGATTAACATAGTAGGATATGCATAGGATTCGTGAAAAGGGATGTTCTTATTTTTAGTTTTAAAGACAGCATTATAAATAACTGATACAAAGATACTAATCGACAACAATAACAGTGGTACGCTAATAATAGCGGAGAATAATAGTAACTGATATTTTTTCTTTAAGTTCATTTCTTCATATAGGTATTTAATCTATACCCTTCTCCATATATGTTCTGAATAATATCACCTGTTTTATCATCAATTTTGGTTCTGATTTTCCTTATATGTACGTTCATGATATTTTGATTTCTATCTTCGAGTTGCCATAGGTAATCATAGAAGTGTTCTTTCGATAAAATTCTATCTCTATTTTCATATAAATAGAAGAATATTTTACGTTCAATTGTTGTAAAAGCAACTTCATTACGCAAATCATTAATAAAAACTCTTTTATATTCTGCATCTATAAATACATGGTTAATTTGTGTGAACGTACCATATTGATTACCTAACATTTTCTGAATCCTTAACAACAACTCTCTAGGGTCAAAAGGTTTTATCATGTATTCTTCTCCAATAGTTAAACCTTTTAGTTTACTATCCATATCATTCCTTGCTGATAGAAATATAATTGGAATATTTAATCCTAGATTTTTTATTTTCTTTGTAATTTGATAACCATCTTCGCCTGGTAACATAACATCCATTACGACTAAATCTATTTCATGAATTATATCAAGAACTTTCCTTCCCTCTTTCTCCCAATACACATTATACTTCTCACGCTGTAAAATTTTTTGTAATAAATCTCCTATAATTAAATCGTCTTCAACAATTAATATGTTATATACTTTCATTATGTAGACCTTTCATCACTAAAATAACAATTGCTTAGTTCTTCACTACTTTATTCTTAATAAAATCCATAGCAATTTTGTATATTTCATCAGGAGCATATAAATAAATACTATGTGTACCTTCAATTATTTTTACATCAGCTATTAATAACTTGCTAGCAAACTCCTTATAATCTTTGTTTTTTTGCCTTGTATACTTCGAATCTTTATATTGCCTAGCAATTGCATCTATAAATAACATAGGTGTTTCTTTTGGGATCGATAAAGAATTTGATTTTTTACCGTTATTGTAGCTTTGTAAAAGTTCTTGCTTCATATCATCATTAAAAGCCCGCTTATACGTAAGCGCTTTATAAACATCTTTTTCCTGTTCGTTTAAAAAGGATTGAAGAATGACTTCGGGATTATAAGTAATAGAGGGAGCTAATCTCTGAAAACCAATTTTCGTTAAAATATTCATCCCTTTTATTTTTAATGAATTAACCATACCTATTTTATTAGTCACGTACTGTTTAGGTAAACCAATATCTAACGCAATAATCCCTTTTACTTCACTTGGATATTTTTGTGCCCAATAAATGGCCTCAATACCCGATAGAGAGTGTGGTACTAAGATGTATGGTGGTTTATTCCCGCTTCGAATAAGCGCTTCTCTTGTTTGTTCTAGTATCGTATCAATATCTCTATCATCTTGAAAAACATCACTGTATCCATAACCTGCTCTCTCAATTACAGAAATCTTGTTTTCTTTCGAAAATTTACTGTATAAGCCTTTCAACTCATAAACAGGAGCGGCAATTCCAGATCCGGCCATAAATACAAACGTATCTTCCCCGCTCCCCTCATTATAAACATTCACTTTTTTATTATCGAAATTAACAAGTTCACCTTTATTGTTCATTAATTTCGATTCCATTTTTAATTGACAGTTATGATATATAAATACAGCACCTGTACCAAAAAAAATAATACTAATACACATTAAAAAAATTATTTTCACTAACCTCAATATTTTTTCATTTGACACCCCTTTCAGCCTATACTAAAAGGGTACAATGTAAAAATAAATTTCTAATAAATTTTTCAAAATTAATATTTATTCTTGGTTTCTAAGGCTGGAGCATTTTTAATACCTACGCAAACCCCTCAAAGTCTCCAATATATCATCTGTAAAGGCTGTGCTACCCTCTGTCTCTAAAACTCTAAAATATAAACTTCTTAAGAAAGCTCTAATATTTTGCACCAAAATATCATGCTGAGGATGCGAGATATCTTCAACGATTGCTATACTATGTAACCAGTTGCTCCACTCTTCTTCTGTTAAAAGATTTTGATTACGTAACGACATAATTGGCGTTACTAATCTCTCATCCTCAAAGTGTATGTAAACATAGTCATTTAGTCGAACTTTCTGACGAACAGCTGCAAGAATCGCATATGAAAACTCACGATTTTGTATTGTACGAGCTAACGCATCGAGCGCATCCGCTGCATGTGCAGTAGAGTGTGCCCATCCTTTTCCTTCTACATAACCTCTTACATCTTCTTCTAAATATACATATTCCAGCACTTGTTCTGCCACACTGTACAGTTGTTCTTCTGATAACAACGGTTCTCTTTCATGAACAGATAAAATAAGTGGTGGAATTAAAACAGAGAACGCACGTTTAAAAACAGAGTCTGTTCCCTTTTCACCAATTTTATAAAATAAATAATCAGGACTAATTGCTTGTAGCATTAATCCTCGTAATTCTTTTTGTCTAAACACATCATTTGTAATCCATGTGTGAAGCGTACTATAAATTAAATCATCACGTAATTCAGCATCAGGTGATCCGATATAATCTAGCATCCACTGCGCATATGGATATGCATCTACGTCTTCTGGTACAGCATAATTATTATTTTTAATTTGTAGTAGTTCTTCTTTTAGTTCTAGTACTTCATTCATTATATTTTTTCTCCCCTTTTTGCGTTTCTTATTGCCTTATCCCCCGTTTTTCACTTTCTAAAGCTAATATAATTATACGAGAATTATAACTATTAATAAAAGGCTATACATATACTTTTGATTGTGTATTACATTCGCTCTTGAAATATAAGTTCTGGATTTGCTAAATCACTATTCCGAAATACAACATCCGCACACTCTTTCGGATTATGCTCATCTATATACATCTTACAGGCCGCATGATACCTGCTCAAAAACATCTTCTCTGCTTCTTCATAACTTCCAAAAGCTTCAGTTTCCCGCTTAGCACCACGTTTTCTCGCAATCTCAAAATCTGTATCTACAAAAATTTTGTAATCAAATAAATGCGCAACGTCTTTTTTCAATAGAAACGTTCCATCTACTATTAGCACCATATTGGGTTGAGCCATTAACGGCTCATTATGTACAGGAATATCCGTTTTTAAATTATGAGAGATCGTTTCATACTGTAAATTCCCATTAGGTCCTAAAGGTTTTAATAGTCTTTCTTTGAATGCTGTATAATCGTGTGCATCTTCATAATACCCTCTTGCAGATTCTTTACCTTGTGTATAACGAATCACTTTTGGGTTATGAAAATCGTCAATGCTAGCGCGCGTTACTGGTAACCCTCGTTTTTTTATTTCTTCCGCTACTTCGTTTGCAAATGTTGTTTTTCCTGATGCTGTAATACCGCTTACTCCAACTCTTGTTGGATGCGTTACATTTAACGTTAAAATATGATTAGCAATTTCTTTTATACTTTGTTTTCGGCTCATGATATTTCTCCCTTCATTTAGTTTACATAACAAAATTATAATTAACTTTTATGTCACTATTTGTCGGTAAGTCGATATCCTTTGTCGAATCGTTGATATATTGAAAAAATCGTTGATATATTTTAAGTTATGATAGATATATTTGAAAAATCGTTGATATATTTTAAGTTATGATAGATATATTTGAAAAATTGTTGATATATTATGATTGGCTTACTTTCCCTTAAACCCTCGATATAAAGCAGTCCGTAACTCTTGTTTGTATTCTTCAATTTCTGGCATATCGAGCTCTTCTGCCAGCCTGATAGCTAATTCAATATCGTACGGTACACGTACGAGTTGGATGGAAAAGCTTGCTGCTTCTTTTTCATTGTAAGTTCCTTCGAATATTAAATAAGAAGCTTGTGTAATTTCAAGCGGATTTCCTACGCTACCAGCGTTACATAACGTTTTGCCTCTGAAATTTTGAACGAATGCTTGGTGAACATCACCGTAGCAAACGACATCTGGTTTTCTTTCTCCTTCTATATTCTCTGTGAGATCACTATTTTCGAACATACTAATACGTTCTTCTCTTGAAGCGTGTGGTTGAATTCTTTCATATAAACTTCTAGGTGAGGCGTGGAACATGCGAATGAGTTTTCCGCTCATAAAAAATTCGATCGAAAATGGTAAGCTTCTTAAATAGTCATTTTGTTCTTCCGATAATTGTTTTTGATGCCATTTTAACGCTTCAAATTCAGTCGGTTTTGTTATAAAATCATCCCAGTTTCCCATTACGACTACTTCACATTCTTTACGAATGATTTCAATTGCTTCACTAGAATGAGGGCCTTTTCCGACTAAATCTCCAAGGCAAATTATGCGTTCGATTCCTCTTAATTTAATATCTTGCAGTACAGATTCTAAAGCTGGAATATTACCATGTATATCTGAAATTACCGCAATTTTGTCCATATGTATTCCTCCTTTATTTATTAAATTCACTTGATTGGTACCATTTTGGAATATAGGATGAAAATTGATTATGATCTTCTAAAATTTGGTTCAATCTTTCCTTCATATCATCTACTAAATGTGGCGTGCTTCGGTTTGTCCAAACGATATCCGCTGGGAATGTCATTGCTGCATATAATGAGTACAGTTTCCAAAAATGAAGTGACGGTTCGCCTCCGCAATAACCGTGAACTTGTCCAACCGCAAATGATTTGCTTATTCTTATAGTAAAAATTGCTACGTTATAAAAATCTTGTATCGGATCGCCAAAATCATATCCACCAAAATCGATAACGATAAATTCCTTATTATGAATCATACTATTTGCTGGATGGAAGTCATCGTGTAAAAATGTAATTGGACGATTTTTTAATAAGTCTTTATGATTTTCTACAAAAGTTAATACTGACTTCAAATCTAGAAAATCCACTTCGTAATTTGCTAATGCCTCTATGTATCTTTCGTATTTATTCCATCTAGATGCTTCCCATTTATTACTTGCACTTTCTTTTTCTATCGAGTGAATCCTCTTTAATACTTCTCCTGCTTTTCTTCCTGCATGATACTGTTCTTCCGCCGATAGCTTCCTTAAACCTTCTTCACCATTTACACCTTGGATCCATTCAAATACTTGAACACATTTATTTAATTCCTCAAGTTTTATGAAGTGAATTAACTTCGGCGTTGGAATATGTAATAACTCTAATTGTTTCATATACGTATATTCTTCTTGTTTACTTTCAAAATGAACAGCATCACATACTTTTACAAAATATGTTACTCTATTTTCTAATTTTATTTTATATTTCTCTTCATGTGAAAAACCTTTTGAAATAGCTGTACACTTTACAATACGAGGCCATTCTAGTTTTCTCTCTATCTCTCTAAGCATTTCTTCCAAAGCGTTCACCTCTATCAATATATGTACAAACTACCTAACACTTCATACTCTCGTTTATTTTCCCCTTTAAATTCTACTGCAAATGGATATTCGCCATGATTCTTCAAATATTGTAGTACTAGCCCTTTCCCAATTGGTTCACAAAACTGTACTTGAATGTCACCAAACGATACACTTTGACACTCCGCATTCCATTCTTCATTTTTCACAACCGAGCTTGCAGTTAACTCCATTACTTCTTTCCATTTCTGCACCGTTTCTCGAACATTTTTCACCGCGTAATGAACCGTTTCAATTTGTTGTACCTTGTTTTTATGTTCCGTGATTGTTCCAATGTTACGTAAATCTTTTCTTCTTTCTTCATCTGTTTCATTCCACTGTATAAAGAAAGGTAATTTCGGCCCGTTCTCTTCTTGCTTTACAAATAACATTTTCCATTCTAAAAGGCGGCCATCTTTTCTCATACGTTTCCCTTCAAATGGTCCTATTGTTTGTAAACCGTATTTACTAAACTTATCTGCTAACTCTTCAATGGCATCTGTTCGAATTGCGATTTGTAGCATCCCTTCGCCACCTTGTAATTTCACTACCGTTTCTTGTACTAACGGATTTTCTGCTTCTTTCGCTTTTTCTTCATGTTGAACTGCTAAAAATTCTATGTATGATAAATCAAAATAACTTAAACTATTCCAAGTACCCCAAATAGTATGCTCTCCGCCTAGTGCGGTATGAAATCCAAGTTCCTGCATTTGTTTTGCCGCTTCTTCCGGTGTGCCATGAACTGCGTGAACGAGATGATCAAATCGTAACATGTCTTTCTCCCCTTTCTCTCCATCCTTTTATTGTATATTTTATTTTTATTTCGTTCAATTCAAAAAACTTTAAAACCCAGTTTATTTATACGATTAATATGTATTATAATGAAACAAATTTCAATATTGCTGATTGGAAAAACCAAAGGCACTTTTCTCACACGGGAAAAGTGCCTTTTTCATTTACTATTACAGGGGGATTTTTTATGCAGAAATTAATTGTCTTTGCTATTATTGGATTTTCCGCTCAATTAATCGATGGAGCACTTGGAATGGCGTACGGGGTAACATCTACCTCACTTTTACTAATGTTTGGTATCGCACCGGCTGTAGCTTCCGCTTCTGTTCATTTAGCTGAAGTTGTTACAACCGCCGCTTCTGGTGCATCTCACCTCAAATTTGGAAACGTTGATAAATATACCGTTTCCAGGCTTACATTACCAGGAGCAATTGGTGCATTTGTTGGGGCATGTTTTTTAAGTAATTTACCTGGCGATGTCATTAAACCGTACATTTCCTTATTTTTATTTACTTTAGGAGTTTATATTTTATTACGATTTATTATTCAAAAACAAATTGTTACTTCAAATAAACGTATGTCAGCTAAACAACTTGTGCCGCTTGGCTTATTCGCTGGATTCGTTGATTCAACTGGTGGCGGTGGTTGGGGACCGATTACGACACCTGTTCTTCTAGCAAGAGGAAATGAAGCGAGAAAAGTTATTGGATCTGTAGATACGAGTGAATTTCCTGTTGCATTAGCTGCAACAATTGGCTTCTTCATCTCGCTTGGCTGGGAACAAGTAAGCTGGTTTTGGGTATTTGCGTTAATGCTTGGTGGTATTGTCGCAGCTCCAATTGCTGCATGGCTAGTACGCATCGTACCATCTCATTTACTTGGCGTATTAGTTGGTGGTCTTATTATCTTTACAAATATACGTACACTACTTACTACTTTTAAAGTAGATCCAACTATTATCTCACTTTCTTACGTGGCAGTTGGTCTTGTCGTTATTATTTCTATTTTCATTGCTGTTCGTAATCATTCCAATCGTTCTAACGCATCAACAGCCCAATATCCGAATGATCAAAAACAGATGCTACCTTAATTACTAAAAAACCGCTCAACTTACTTCGAGCGGTTTTTTTCTATTTTCCAATTCATCATTGTTTCTGTCGAATCTACTCTTTTCATATGTAACTTCTCTAACACACGAATCGAACCATAATTATCAAGGAGCGTCTCTGCAATAATCGTTTCTACCTCTCCTGTCTGAAAAGCCCAATCTATTAGTTCTTGTACAGCTTCTGTCGCATACCCTTTATTCCAGTATTTCTCAATAAATCCGTAACCAACTTCTACTGTATGTTCCTCATTTGGTTTCCCTTTAAAACCTATATCACCTAGAACGATGTCATCTTCTTTTCGAATGACATACCACGCGCCCCAAGGTAATACATCCTTATTTTGTTTTACATTTTCTACATGCCCTACAATATGTGGACCACTATTATATCCTTGCTCGTTAGCAACGTGAATACTCTCTTTTGTACACGGTACTATATAGAGCCTTTCTGTTTCTAATTTCATTTT
This genomic window from Bacillus anthracis str. Vollum contains:
- a CDS encoding metallophosphoesterase family protein, producing MDKIAVISDIHGNIPALESVLQDIKLRGIERIICLGDLVGKGPHSSEAIEIIRKECEVVVMGNWDDFITKPTEFEALKWHQKQLSEEQNDYLRSLPFSIEFFMSGKLIRMFHASPRSLYERIQPHASREERISMFENSDLTENIEGERKPDVVCYGDVHQAFVQNFRGKTLCNAGSVGNPLEITQASYLIFEGTYNEKEAASFSIQLVRVPYDIELAIRLAEELDMPEIEEYKQELRTALYRGFKGK
- a CDS encoding GNAT family N-acetyltransferase encodes the protein MKLETERLYIVPCTKESIHVANEQGYNSGPHIVGHVENVKQNKDVLPWGAWYVIRKEDDIVLGDIGFKGKPNEEHTVEVGYGFIEKYWNKGYATEAVQELIDWAFQTGEVETIIAETLLDNYGSIRVLEKLHMKRVDSTETMMNWKIEKNRSK
- a CDS encoding uridine kinase → MSRKQSIKEIANHILTLNVTHPTRVGVSGITASGKTTFANEVAEEIKKRGLPVTRASIDDFHNPKVIRYTQGKESARGYYEDAHDYTAFKERLLKPLGPNGNLQYETISHNLKTDIPVHNEPLMAQPNMVLIVDGTFLLKKDVAHLFDYKIFVDTDFEIARKRGAKRETEAFGSYEEAEKMFLSRYHAACKMYIDEHNPKECADVVFRNSDLANPELIFQERM
- a CDS encoding sulfite exporter TauE/SafE family protein; this translates as MYYNETNFNIADWKNQRHFSHTGKVPFSFTITGGFFMQKLIVFAIIGFSAQLIDGALGMAYGVTSTSLLLMFGIAPAVASASVHLAEVVTTAASGASHLKFGNVDKYTVSRLTLPGAIGAFVGACFLSNLPGDVIKPYISLFLFTLGVYILLRFIIQKQIVTSNKRMSAKQLVPLGLFAGFVDSTGGGGWGPITTPVLLARGNEARKVIGSVDTSEFPVALAATIGFFISLGWEQVSWFWVFALMLGGIVAAPIAAWLVRIVPSHLLGVLVGGLIIFTNIRTLLTTFKVDPTIISLSYVAVGLVVIISIFIAVRNHSNRSNASTAQYPNDQKQMLP
- a CDS encoding VOC family protein, translating into MLRFDHLVHAVHGTPEEAAKQMQELGFHTALGGEHTIWGTWNSLSYFDLSYIEFLAVQHEEKAKEAENPLVQETVVKLQGGEGMLQIAIRTDAIEELADKFSKYGLQTIGPFEGKRMRKDGRLLEWKMLFVKQEENGPKLPFFIQWNETDEERRKDLRNIGTITEHKNKVQQIETVHYAVKNVRETVQKWKEVMELTASSVVKNEEWNAECQSVSFGDIQVQFCEPIGKGLVLQYLKNHGEYPFAVEFKGENKREYEVLGSLYIY
- a CDS encoding alpha/beta fold hydrolase, which translates into the protein MCISIIFFGTGAVFIYHNCQLKMESKLMNNKGELVNFDNKKVNVYNEGSGEDTFVFMAGSGIAAPVYELKGLYSKFSKENKISVIERAGYGYSDVFQDDRDIDTILEQTREALIRSGNKPPYILVPHSLSGIEAIYWAQKYPSEVKGIIALDIGLPKQYVTNKIGMVNSLKIKGMNILTKIGFQRLAPSITYNPEVILQSFLNEQEKDVYKALTYKRAFNDDMKQELLQSYNNGKKSNSLSIPKETPMLFIDAIARQYKDSKYTRQKNKDYKEFASKLLIADVKIIEGTHSIYLYAPDEIYKIAMDFIKNKVVKN
- a CDS encoding response regulator transcription factor, with the protein product MKVYNILIVEDDLIIGDLLQKILQREKYNVYWEKEGRKVLDIIHEIDLVVMDVMLPGEDGYQITKKIKNLGLNIPIIFLSARNDMDSKLKGLTIGEEYMIKPFDPRELLLRIQKMLGNQYGTFTQINHVFIDAEYKRVFINDLRNEVAFTTIERKIFFYLYENRDRILSKEHFYDYLWQLEDRNQNIMNVHIRKIRTKIDDKTGDIIQNIYGEGYRLNTYMKK
- a CDS encoding sensor histidine kinase → MNLKKKYQLLLFSAIISVPLLLLSISIFVSVIYNAVFKTKNKNIPFHESYAYPTMLIIFLLSLLVLAFVFSRSINTVLNKINILNQTIRDLASDKKIPNIIDVKSDDEMGELIKSVNLLIERTTYRELELQQQEQIKKELLNKLRHDINTPLTAVRLQLYYLEGEYKGQAPVLESLYEQIQYISDLTNEFNMQSTETLENTYIVHDEVNIHNLIETMIKKWSYLYSIHKIELVYNPQDKELIWNSNELWIQRLFDNIFQNVLKHSKAKKLKIIIDEDIVYFRDNGIGFDINSKGTGLGLKNIEDISKMFDIKYTLQSNSEGTMFSFENTQKNI
- a CDS encoding DUF2785 domain-containing protein — encoded protein: MNEVLELKEELLQIKNNNYAVPEDVDAYPYAQWMLDYIGSPDAELRDDLIYSTLHTWITNDVFRQKELRGLMLQAISPDYLFYKIGEKGTDSVFKRAFSVLIPPLILSVHEREPLLSEEQLYSVAEQVLEYVYLEEDVRGYVEGKGWAHSTAHAADALDALARTIQNREFSYAILAAVRQKVRLNDYVYIHFEDERLVTPIMSLRNQNLLTEEEWSNWLHSIAIVEDISHPQHDILVQNIRAFLRSLYFRVLETEGSTAFTDDILETLRGLRRY
- a CDS encoding aminoglycoside phosphotransferase family protein, translating into MEEMLREIERKLEWPRIVKCTAISKGFSHEEKYKIKLENRVTYFVKVCDAVHFESKQEEYTYMKQLELLHIPTPKLIHFIKLEELNKCVQVFEWIQGVNGEEGLRKLSAEEQYHAGRKAGEVLKRIHSIEKESASNKWEASRWNKYERYIEALANYEVDFLDLKSVLTFVENHKDLLKNRPITFLHDDFHPANSMIHNKEFIVIDFGGYDFGDPIQDFYNVAIFTIRISKSFAVGQVHGYCGGEPSLHFWKLYSLYAAMTFPADIVWTNRSTPHLVDDMKERLNQILEDHNQFSSYIPKWYQSSEFNK